In Carnobacterium sp. CP1, the following are encoded in one genomic region:
- a CDS encoding acyl-CoA dehydrogenase family protein — MSIKLTQSQVMLHQMVTDFADKEVKPLDILIDKQRNFPAELWDKFVNTGFLGLTIPEEYGGAGFDVIASSQTVYDFAVRNASIAFTLEGHYKSVDQVLKYGTTELKEKYLPQANNRIFGFSSTEPQGGSNVMGHTAKAVKEGDKWVLNGNKTMITNGGLAEVYCVLLKTSPTELSCFLVDEDMPGFKHGKRENFIGMNGTPIGEIFLENVIVSEEHLLGTVGQGVAIGDNAHYDARILMGAIAAGITEHALNIAIDYAKQREVKGEPITQLYSIQEKITEIAIAKENTQLLYQEAAKLKIAGKPYAKVATMAKSYGSRASYTAADHALQVLGGYGYSREYPVEHLLRDARALQLAEGSLEKMMIEIAKEVVSEGKE, encoded by the coding sequence ATGAGTATAAAATTAACTCAGTCGCAAGTCATGTTACATCAGATGGTTACAGATTTTGCGGATAAAGAAGTAAAACCATTGGATATATTGATTGATAAACAGAGGAATTTCCCTGCAGAATTATGGGATAAATTTGTAAACACCGGGTTTTTAGGCTTAACAATACCAGAAGAATACGGTGGTGCCGGATTTGATGTTATTGCTAGTTCTCAAACAGTTTATGATTTTGCTGTTCGAAATGCCAGCATAGCTTTTACTTTAGAAGGCCATTATAAGTCAGTTGATCAAGTATTAAAATATGGAACAACTGAGTTAAAAGAAAAATATTTACCTCAAGCAAATAATCGGATTTTTGGTTTCTCTTCAACAGAGCCGCAAGGCGGATCTAATGTGATGGGCCATACAGCCAAGGCAGTTAAAGAAGGCGATAAGTGGGTTTTAAATGGCAATAAGACCATGATAACAAATGGCGGATTAGCAGAAGTATATTGTGTGCTTCTTAAAACATCTCCAACAGAGTTATCTTGCTTCCTTGTTGATGAAGATATGCCTGGTTTTAAACATGGAAAAAGAGAGAATTTCATTGGGATGAATGGGACACCTATAGGAGAAATTTTTCTGGAAAACGTTATTGTCAGTGAAGAACACTTGCTTGGAACTGTAGGGCAAGGTGTAGCAATAGGAGACAATGCCCACTATGATGCTCGTATTTTGATGGGTGCGATTGCAGCCGGGATCACTGAACATGCCTTGAATATTGCAATTGATTACGCAAAACAACGTGAAGTGAAAGGCGAGCCTATCACTCAATTGTATTCTATTCAAGAAAAAATCACAGAAATTGCGATTGCCAAAGAGAATACCCAATTGCTTTATCAAGAGGCAGCTAAATTAAAAATAGCAGGTAAACCTTATGCTAAAGTAGCTACCATGGCGAAATCATATGGCAGCCGCGCTTCATACACTGCAGCCGATCATGCTTTACAAGTGCTGGGCGGTTATGGCTACAGCCGAGAATATCCAGTGGAACATTTATTACGTGATGCTCGTGCTTTGCAGCTTGCTGAAGGATCATTAGAAAAAATGATGATTGAAATAGCTAAAGAAGTTGTAAGTGAGGGAAAGGAGTGA
- a CDS encoding S-(hydroxymethyl)glutathione dehydrogenase/class III alcohol dehydrogenase — protein sequence MKSRAAVAFGPGQPLEIVEIDVAGPEKGEVLVKITDTAVCHTDAYTLSGTDPEGVFPAVLGHEGGGIVVEVGEGVTSVQPGDHVIPLYTPECGKCEYCTSGKTNLCQAIRETQGKGLMPDGTTRFSYKGEPIYHYMGTSTFSEYTVVSEISLAKVNPEAPLEKVCLLGCGVTTGIGAVSNAAKVTEGDTIAVFGLGAIGLAVIQGAVQAKAGRIIAIDTNPDKFELAKEMGATDFLNPKEYDRPIQEVIVDLTNGGVDYSFECIGNVHVMRSALECCHKGWGESVVIGVAGAGEEISTRPFQLVTGRVWRGSAFGGVKGRSELPGMVEKAMSGEIQLDPFITHTLPFEQINEAFDLLHEGKSIRTVLSYH from the coding sequence ATGAAATCACGCGCAGCAGTTGCATTTGGACCAGGTCAACCTCTTGAAATAGTAGAAATCGATGTAGCAGGACCTGAAAAAGGGGAAGTATTAGTTAAAATTACAGATACAGCTGTTTGTCATACGGATGCCTATACCTTATCTGGTACGGATCCAGAAGGCGTTTTTCCCGCAGTATTGGGACATGAAGGCGGTGGGATCGTTGTAGAAGTCGGAGAAGGAGTAACTTCCGTTCAACCAGGGGATCATGTGATTCCGTTATACACACCGGAATGCGGCAAATGTGAATACTGTACTTCAGGTAAAACGAACTTATGTCAAGCGATTCGTGAAACGCAAGGCAAAGGATTAATGCCGGACGGAACGACTCGTTTTTCTTATAAAGGAGAACCTATCTATCATTATATGGGAACAAGCACATTTAGTGAATATACGGTTGTTTCTGAAATTTCGTTAGCAAAAGTAAATCCAGAAGCACCTTTAGAAAAAGTCTGCTTATTGGGTTGCGGTGTAACCACTGGGATTGGTGCGGTAAGCAATGCAGCGAAAGTAACAGAAGGCGATACTATCGCTGTTTTCGGGTTAGGCGCAATCGGGTTAGCGGTTATTCAAGGAGCTGTTCAAGCAAAAGCTGGACGCATTATTGCTATTGATACAAATCCAGATAAGTTTGAATTAGCTAAAGAAATGGGCGCTACCGACTTTTTAAACCCCAAAGAATACGATCGTCCTATTCAAGAAGTCATCGTTGACTTAACAAATGGCGGTGTGGATTATAGTTTTGAATGTATCGGAAATGTACATGTGATGCGTTCAGCTTTAGAATGCTGCCATAAAGGCTGGGGAGAAAGCGTCGTTATCGGGGTAGCCGGAGCTGGCGAAGAAATCAGCACTCGTCCATTCCAACTAGTGACTGGACGCGTTTGGCGCGGTTCTGCTTTTGGCGGAGTAAAAGGGCGCTCAGAATTGCCAGGTATGGTTGAGAAAGCGATGAGCGGCGAGATTCAATTGGATCCATTTATCACGCATACTTTGCCATTTGAACAAATCAATGAAGCATTTGATTTACTGCATGAAGGAAAATCAATTCGTACGGTTCTTTCTTACCATTAA
- a CDS encoding plasmid pRiA4b ORF-3 family protein — protein MLIQGTKKLLDQLKLKPADLTVLPEEEALFCWHANLVIINRRKAVILMQDTSRYIVVLWGMKQKEFQKIDDWIIEAIRQTMLAEQIKPELVERYLNEAGPVRFGKTKNRSHVAQLNLAIKELSFWEEELNPETIIQIDAAIRSGKRLVGDGSGSYRYPNEWFYSEFKKRYGEAVFSCPMAELEVQLQLEGKPTIRQLSVPLSRTFEELHEILQASFGWQNSHLHEFSFTAQNGRPRTRLVMDEEAFEYAIGAEKLIRDHEVTLADYLTEGLLFQYIYDFGDHWEHNILVKKISAAGEFNHPICTKIEGTTPPEDVGGRYGYEDFLSIIGDSENEAYENMRKWAKMQGYSEPNSKRINHDLKGL, from the coding sequence ATGTTGATACAAGGAACAAAGAAATTGTTGGATCAATTAAAACTAAAACCAGCGGATTTAACGGTTTTGCCAGAGGAAGAAGCACTGTTTTGCTGGCATGCGAACTTAGTGATAATCAATCGACGAAAAGCAGTGATATTGATGCAAGATACTTCACGCTACATCGTGGTGTTATGGGGAATGAAACAGAAAGAGTTTCAAAAAATCGATGATTGGATCATAGAAGCCATTAGGCAGACGATGCTTGCAGAACAAATAAAGCCAGAACTGGTTGAACGTTATCTAAATGAAGCTGGGCCAGTCAGATTTGGAAAAACAAAGAATCGCTCACATGTAGCGCAGCTAAACTTGGCCATAAAGGAACTATCCTTTTGGGAGGAAGAGTTGAACCCAGAAACTATTATTCAAATAGATGCCGCCATTCGTTCCGGCAAGCGACTGGTGGGAGATGGATCAGGAAGTTACAGATATCCAAATGAATGGTTTTATTCAGAATTTAAAAAACGATACGGGGAAGCGGTATTTAGTTGTCCTATGGCAGAACTAGAGGTTCAATTGCAGTTGGAAGGCAAACCAACCATTAGACAACTGAGTGTGCCGTTATCCCGAACATTTGAAGAACTTCATGAGATTCTGCAAGCGTCATTTGGATGGCAGAATAGCCATCTCCATGAATTTAGTTTTACTGCACAAAATGGAAGGCCTCGAACCCGGTTAGTGATGGATGAAGAGGCATTTGAATATGCAATTGGTGCTGAAAAACTGATTCGAGATCATGAGGTCACATTAGCCGACTATTTGACTGAGGGCTTATTGTTTCAGTATATTTATGATTTTGGAGATCATTGGGAACACAACATCTTAGTGAAGAAGATAAGCGCAGCTGGAGAATTCAATCATCCAATTTGTACAAAAATAGAAGGGACTACACCGCCAGAAGACGTAGGCGGACGTTATGGCTACGAGGACTTTCTGAGTATTATTGGAGATTCAGAAAATGAAGCATATGAAAACATGAGGAAGTGGGCAAAGATGCAAGGTTATAGCGAGCCGAACAGCAAACGAATCAATCATGATTTGAAAGGTCTCTAG
- a CDS encoding electron transfer flavoprotein subunit alpha/FixB family protein, with amino-acid sequence MTSQEIWVYAEKHVGIIQPVTYQLITKAKEIAGDKKVVVILFEATDKKLEDNIKEYGPDEIVVVKDDRLKDATDSEIASLMAELAKHRKPNSILFGATVVGRSIAPRLQAKLNTGLTSDCLNLTFDGDLLVQIKPSYGDNIMCEIICPDHRPQMASVRPNTFEAKKSNSELVTVTEVSDLSFKEAKRVKIIEETPLLSKSDSIANADRVIALGRGAADEKAVALAEELARKLGAKIGVTRPLTDHPKFSGDDQIGQSGNAIAPRLLINLGIHGAVQYTTGIGSAELIVSVNKDPEAPIFQHSDYSYIGDSVSFLEGFLKVVQ; translated from the coding sequence ATGACTAGCCAGGAAATTTGGGTATACGCGGAAAAGCATGTAGGAATCATCCAACCCGTTACCTACCAATTGATAACCAAAGCAAAAGAGATTGCTGGTGATAAAAAGGTTGTTGTGATCTTATTTGAAGCAACTGATAAAAAATTAGAAGATAACATTAAAGAGTACGGTCCAGATGAAATAGTCGTAGTAAAAGATGATCGTTTGAAAGATGCAACCGATTCTGAAATTGCTAGTCTAATGGCAGAGTTAGCAAAACATCGCAAGCCAAATAGTATTCTTTTTGGAGCTACAGTTGTCGGCCGTTCAATTGCACCTCGCTTGCAAGCAAAGCTAAATACTGGTCTGACATCAGATTGCTTAAATCTAACGTTCGATGGCGATTTACTTGTTCAAATAAAACCATCTTATGGTGACAATATTATGTGTGAGATTATCTGTCCGGACCATCGCCCGCAAATGGCTTCCGTACGACCAAATACCTTTGAAGCTAAGAAAAGTAATAGTGAATTAGTTACAGTAACAGAAGTAAGTGATTTGTCTTTTAAAGAAGCAAAACGAGTGAAAATTATAGAAGAAACTCCTCTACTTTCTAAAAGCGACAGTATTGCAAATGCAGATCGAGTAATCGCACTAGGAAGAGGAGCTGCAGATGAAAAAGCTGTTGCTTTGGCAGAAGAACTTGCCCGCAAACTTGGGGCAAAAATCGGAGTGACACGTCCTCTAACAGATCATCCTAAATTTAGTGGAGATGATCAAATTGGACAATCTGGAAATGCTATTGCACCCAGACTATTGATTAATTTGGGTATCCATGGAGCAGTACAGTATACAACTGGAATTGGAAGTGCAGAACTAATCGTGTCTGTTAATAAGGATCCAGAAGCACCCATTTTCCAACATTCAGATTACAGTTACATTGGAGACTCAGTCAGCTTCTTAGAAGGCTTCTTAAAAGTTGTTCAGTAA
- a CDS encoding heavy metal translocating P-type ATPase, whose amino-acid sequence MQHYILSKKNQMTLISGVLIGLGFFSHFILENVRISEWSLIIASIFGVAPIAIQAYQAIKVKVVSIDLLVTIAVIGAFLIQNYEEAAIVTFLFLFGHFLEQRTLNQTRSAIKELTEMAPESALRQMEDGEFEEVDVEDVDEGEVLLVKTGAKVPVDGTIISGEGHINEASITGESVPANKTVGSEVFAGTILENGTIQIRADRVGEDTTFGKIIELVEEAQDSKSEAERFIDRFAKYYTPIVLVLAFVVWVFSQNIELAITILVLGCPGALVIGVPVSNVAGIGNGARNGVLLKGSEVIHDFSRVDTIVFDKTGTLTVGNPTVAETEFYGKGGTEVLGYLASVERESDHPLAKAVLQQIGETTLSTVEGTEVVKGGGIVANVNGHRLAIGNVALMEKEHAVFSKKAQKDVERFEKNGNSLVLTAVDGELKILMGIRDQVRLGVKEDLQELKKLGVKNLVVLSGDNQGTVDAVARELGLTEAHGHMLPEDKSAHIEKLQRAGQIVAFVGDGVNDSPSLALADIGIAMGNGTDVAIETSDVVLMNSDFSRLPHALGLAKATALNMKQNIIIAVGVVLVLLASVFFSEWMNMSIGMLVHEGSILVVIFNGMRLLNYRLQGKRILKKTKTNSTSEAAHTA is encoded by the coding sequence ATGCAGCATTATATACTAAGTAAGAAAAACCAAATGACATTGATCAGCGGTGTGTTGATCGGACTAGGATTCTTTAGCCATTTTATTTTAGAAAACGTGAGGATCTCTGAATGGTCTTTGATCATCGCTTCTATTTTTGGAGTCGCTCCAATTGCTATCCAAGCGTATCAAGCAATAAAAGTAAAAGTTGTCAGCATTGATTTGCTAGTCACTATCGCTGTCATCGGAGCTTTTTTAATTCAAAATTACGAAGAAGCAGCTATTGTTACTTTCTTATTTTTATTTGGACATTTCTTGGAACAACGCACATTGAATCAAACCCGATCTGCTATCAAAGAATTAACTGAAATGGCACCAGAAAGTGCTTTAAGACAAATGGAAGATGGAGAATTTGAAGAAGTAGACGTGGAGGATGTAGACGAAGGAGAGGTCTTGCTCGTCAAAACCGGCGCAAAAGTCCCAGTAGATGGAACCATCATTTCAGGTGAAGGCCATATTAATGAAGCCAGTATCACAGGGGAATCAGTTCCAGCAAACAAAACAGTTGGTTCAGAAGTCTTTGCAGGCACCATTTTAGAAAATGGAACGATCCAAATTCGTGCTGATCGAGTGGGAGAAGACACGACGTTTGGAAAAATCATTGAATTGGTTGAAGAAGCACAAGATTCTAAATCCGAAGCAGAACGGTTCATTGACCGCTTTGCCAAATACTACACGCCAATTGTCTTAGTACTTGCATTTGTTGTGTGGGTGTTCAGCCAAAACATCGAATTGGCGATTACCATTTTGGTGCTGGGCTGTCCAGGTGCATTGGTTATCGGAGTTCCCGTTTCGAATGTTGCCGGTATTGGAAATGGTGCCCGTAACGGGGTTCTGCTAAAAGGAAGCGAAGTTATTCATGACTTCAGCCGAGTGGATACGATCGTATTTGATAAAACAGGAACATTGACAGTAGGGAACCCAACTGTAGCGGAAACAGAATTTTATGGGAAAGGTGGCACTGAAGTACTTGGTTATTTGGCAAGTGTGGAACGTGAATCCGATCACCCGCTTGCAAAAGCCGTCCTCCAACAAATTGGCGAAACGACTCTTTCTACCGTGGAAGGAACAGAAGTCGTCAAAGGCGGCGGTATTGTGGCAAACGTGAACGGACACCGGCTAGCTATTGGAAATGTTGCATTGATGGAAAAAGAACATGCCGTATTCAGTAAAAAAGCACAAAAAGACGTAGAACGCTTTGAAAAAAATGGCAACTCGTTGGTACTGACAGCGGTCGATGGCGAATTGAAGATTCTGATGGGCATTCGTGATCAAGTCCGCTTGGGAGTAAAAGAAGATCTGCAAGAGTTAAAAAAATTAGGTGTGAAAAACCTGGTTGTTCTTTCTGGCGATAATCAAGGAACGGTGGATGCCGTTGCTCGCGAACTAGGATTAACAGAAGCACATGGACACATGCTGCCGGAAGATAAATCGGCTCATATCGAGAAATTACAAAGAGCAGGCCAAATCGTTGCTTTTGTCGGAGATGGGGTTAACGACAGTCCTTCTCTAGCTTTAGCGGATATCGGAATTGCGATGGGAAATGGAACAGACGTTGCCATTGAAACGTCCGATGTGGTCTTGATGAACTCTGACTTCAGCCGTTTACCGCATGCGTTAGGTTTGGCAAAAGCCACTGCTCTAAATATGAAACAAAATATTATCATTGCAGTCGGTGTGGTCTTAGTCTTATTGGCCAGCGTCTTCTTTAGTGAATGGATGAATATGTCTATCGGCATGCTGGTGCACGAAGGAAGCATCTTAGTTGTTATTTTCAATGGAATGAGACTATTGAACTATCGTTTACAAGGCAAAAGGATCCTCAAGAAAACGAAAACTAACTCAACATCAGAAGCAGCACATACTGCTTAA
- a CDS encoding GNAT family N-acetyltransferase yields the protein MRNKGTQQLETGRLLLRRITLNDAEDMYHNWASDKEVTKHLTWKPHKSIEDTKATISSWEKELEQEDCYRWCIELKGNRQVIGTIDVVEINSDIECAMIGYCMAKRYWGQGTMTEAFIAVKDFLFEEVGINRIEASHHTENPGSGKVMEKVGMSFEGTKREGAKDNEGNLCDIATYAILKSD from the coding sequence ATGAGAAACAAAGGAACTCAACAACTCGAAACAGGAAGATTACTCTTAAGAAGAATCACATTGAATGATGCAGAAGATATGTATCATAACTGGGCAAGTGATAAGGAAGTAACCAAACATTTAACTTGGAAACCGCATAAAAGTATCGAGGATACAAAAGCCACTATCTCAAGTTGGGAAAAAGAATTAGAACAAGAAGACTGCTACCGTTGGTGTATAGAATTAAAAGGAAACCGGCAAGTCATCGGAACAATTGACGTGGTCGAGATAAATAGCGACATTGAATGCGCAATGATTGGATACTGCATGGCTAAACGTTACTGGGGTCAAGGGACTATGACAGAAGCATTCATTGCTGTTAAGGACTTTTTATTTGAAGAAGTTGGGATTAATAGAATAGAAGCCAGCCACCATACTGAAAATCCAGGTTCCGGAAAAGTTATGGAAAAGGTTGGCATGAGTTTTGAAGGAACCAAAAGAGAAGGAGCAAAAGATAATGAAGGAAATCTTTGCGATATAGCAACTTACGCCATCCTTAAATCAGATTAG
- a CDS encoding sensor domain-containing diguanylate cyclase, producing MQDYQEYTKEELILQMTSLTRLNKELLQTIQESERLEFGWTGNLGQWFWDFTTNEVTFNPLKAEAIGYMKEDLPEKVPYQFFTDKVHPDDKDEVMQQMTNHLTGKTPVWEVKYRIQAKDGSWKVYQDRGKVTERNEKNEPLFLKGIVFDITQEEQERELLKVKNKNLTSRMKIDTLTSLRTRSSIIVELVKHANRSKKEDIPLSVMVLNVDNYTKYEEDFGIVLSEEILKVVGQVIKAATEDKYVAGRYRDSVFLILLENTQIEEALILAETIKQTVLETVFDVPHHITISGGISTFQSEEAISELIQKVAKKLVAAQKNGGNQIVI from the coding sequence ATGCAAGACTATCAAGAATATACAAAAGAAGAGTTGATTCTGCAGATGACTTCTTTGACCAGATTAAATAAAGAATTGTTGCAAACCATTCAAGAGTCAGAACGACTAGAATTTGGATGGACAGGAAATCTAGGGCAATGGTTTTGGGATTTTACTACCAATGAAGTAACATTTAACCCTTTAAAAGCAGAAGCTATTGGGTATATGAAAGAAGATTTACCAGAGAAAGTTCCTTATCAATTTTTTACAGACAAAGTTCATCCCGATGATAAAGATGAAGTGATGCAGCAGATGACAAATCACCTGACTGGGAAAACGCCCGTTTGGGAAGTGAAGTACCGTATTCAAGCTAAAGATGGCTCATGGAAAGTGTATCAGGATCGTGGAAAGGTAACGGAGCGAAACGAAAAAAATGAACCGCTTTTTCTTAAAGGAATAGTATTTGATATCACACAAGAAGAGCAGGAAAGAGAGCTATTGAAGGTTAAAAATAAAAACTTAACTAGTCGAATGAAGATAGATACGCTTACTTCTCTGCGCACACGATCGTCTATTATCGTAGAGTTGGTAAAACATGCGAACAGATCGAAAAAAGAGGACATCCCGTTATCAGTGATGGTTCTAAATGTCGATAATTACACTAAATATGAAGAAGATTTTGGAATAGTGTTAAGTGAAGAGATATTGAAAGTCGTAGGACAGGTGATAAAAGCTGCTACTGAAGACAAATATGTGGCTGGAAGATACAGAGATTCTGTGTTTTTAATCCTATTGGAAAATACGCAAATAGAAGAAGCGTTGATATTGGCTGAAACAATCAAGCAGACCGTTTTGGAAACTGTTTTTGATGTGCCTCACCATATAACGATTAGTGGAGGAATTTCTACATTTCAATCAGAAGAAGCAATCAGCGAGTTGATTCAAAAGGTTGCTAAGAAATTAGTAGCCGCCCAAAAAAATGGTGGAAACCAGATTGTAATATAA
- a CDS encoding YdcF family protein — MNKKVSLFFIAFATLILASCSDSGNTITDDNSATSTAVETSEVKDNANESSLETEEPKENTEELFQQVRNNEPTSERIAALEEIAMHYYWYGGDMKKAEKELFQGITLHGDYDVVEQSFARATVIDPYDVELKRSLASAQILQDKIPEALKSFEEIIDIDPDNFEAHILHAAYSKVTGDTDSFEKDIQKLSEIDQERGQEYEVKFDSIEEIEKTTLNSEVPENITKDNHAIITLGYALSDEGEMQETLLERLKVTLKAAEKYPDSKIIVTGGVPKKGHTEAELMYDWLVEKGIDKERIFKEALATDTVENALFSMDIVREEGLQDITLITSASHMRRALVTFNEASQLMDTLENKTSNREFTNVVYMDYDSEEEAQKVTEEEEMVIYRDFIRTSGIWQFPGLQR, encoded by the coding sequence GTGAATAAGAAAGTTTCTTTGTTCTTTATAGCGTTTGCAACGCTTATTCTTGCGTCATGTTCTGATTCAGGCAATACTATAACCGACGATAATTCTGCAACTTCTACTGCTGTAGAAACTTCTGAGGTAAAAGATAACGCAAATGAAAGCTCTTTAGAAACAGAAGAACCAAAAGAGAATACGGAAGAATTATTCCAACAAGTTCGTAATAATGAGCCTACAAGCGAGCGAATAGCAGCTCTTGAAGAAATCGCGATGCATTATTATTGGTATGGCGGTGATATGAAAAAAGCTGAAAAAGAATTGTTTCAAGGAATAACGTTGCATGGCGATTATGATGTAGTAGAACAATCTTTTGCCCGTGCGACAGTTATCGACCCTTATGACGTCGAATTAAAGCGTTCATTGGCTTCTGCACAGATATTACAAGATAAAATACCAGAAGCCCTAAAGTCATTTGAAGAAATTATTGATATTGACCCTGATAATTTTGAAGCTCACATACTGCATGCTGCTTATTCAAAAGTTACAGGAGATACAGACTCATTTGAAAAAGACATACAAAAACTTTCTGAAATAGACCAAGAACGAGGGCAAGAATACGAGGTGAAATTTGATTCTATTGAGGAAATAGAAAAAACGACACTTAATTCTGAAGTTCCTGAAAATATTACTAAAGATAATCATGCTATCATTACCTTAGGTTACGCTCTTTCAGATGAAGGAGAAATGCAGGAAACCCTCTTAGAAAGATTAAAAGTCACTTTGAAGGCTGCAGAGAAGTACCCAGATTCAAAAATCATTGTAACGGGCGGAGTACCTAAAAAAGGACACACAGAAGCAGAACTAATGTATGATTGGCTAGTTGAAAAAGGTATTGATAAAGAAAGAATATTTAAAGAAGCATTGGCCACAGATACTGTTGAGAATGCATTGTTTTCTATGGATATCGTAAGAGAAGAGGGACTGCAAGATATTACGTTGATTACGAGTGCAAGTCATATGAGACGGGCACTTGTAACGTTTAATGAAGCCAGTCAATTGATGGATACGTTAGAGAATAAAACATCAAATCGAGAATTTACGAATGTTGTGTATATGGATTACGATAGTGAAGAAGAAGCACAAAAAGTGACGGAAGAAGAAGAGATGGTTATCTACCGTGACTTCATTCGTACTTCTGGTATATGGCAATTCCCCGGATTACAAAGGTAA
- a CDS encoding electron transfer flavoprotein subunit beta/FixA family protein, which produces MSLKIVVCIKQVPVSNNLKIDPITKNLIRSGEPGVMNPYDKNAIEAALRLKDEWGGEVILLSMGPPDFEMTLRQGLAMGCDDAVLLSSRKFGGADTLATGYVLSQAVKKLKNVDLVLFGRQSVDADTSQVGPIVSEFLDWPQITFVSELHGHDKQVMTATRLLENMQQKIEFQLPAVVTVRSELNEPRYPNPRNIQKSYQKNIRVWDENNLAVDAERIGLKGSPTVVRSVWAPEKEVKATTFLEGTPDEAIRELLIQMRASNLL; this is translated from the coding sequence ATGAGCTTAAAGATTGTCGTATGTATTAAACAAGTGCCTGTTTCTAATAACTTGAAAATTGATCCGATTACTAAAAACTTAATTCGCTCAGGAGAACCTGGAGTGATGAACCCTTATGATAAAAATGCCATTGAAGCAGCACTTCGCTTGAAAGATGAGTGGGGAGGAGAGGTTATCTTGTTGTCTATGGGTCCCCCAGATTTTGAGATGACTTTACGACAAGGCTTAGCTATGGGTTGTGATGATGCTGTACTATTAAGTTCAAGAAAGTTCGGTGGAGCAGATACTTTAGCAACAGGCTATGTTTTATCGCAAGCTGTCAAGAAATTGAAAAATGTAGATTTAGTTTTATTTGGACGCCAGTCAGTAGATGCTGATACGAGTCAGGTTGGACCAATCGTGTCTGAATTTTTAGACTGGCCACAAATTACATTTGTTAGTGAACTGCATGGTCACGATAAACAAGTAATGACTGCAACTCGGTTATTAGAGAATATGCAGCAAAAAATTGAGTTCCAATTGCCTGCAGTAGTGACAGTCCGTAGTGAACTGAACGAGCCGCGTTACCCAAATCCTCGCAACATCCAAAAAAGCTATCAAAAAAATATTCGTGTTTGGGATGAAAACAACTTAGCTGTTGACGCTGAGAGAATAGGCTTAAAAGGGTCACCAACAGTCGTGCGTAGTGTATGGGCGCCGGAAAAAGAAGTGAAAGCCACAACATTTCTTGAAGGAACACCTGATGAAGCCATTCGTGAATTATTAATACAAATGAGAGCCAGCAATTTGCTCTAA
- a CDS encoding heavy-metal-associated domain-containing protein: MSKAVLTLEALSCPSCLQKIESAVKGLNGIDKDSVKVLFNSSKVKADFDADTLSIEEIEKAIIDLGYPVLKTKVKSS; the protein is encoded by the coding sequence ATGTCAAAAGCAGTCCTTACATTAGAAGCATTATCTTGTCCAAGTTGTTTGCAAAAAATTGAGAGCGCAGTAAAAGGGTTGAACGGAATCGACAAAGACAGTGTAAAGGTTTTGTTTAACTCCAGTAAAGTAAAAGCCGATTTTGATGCAGATACTCTTTCTATTGAAGAAATTGAAAAAGCAATCATCGACTTGGGCTACCCAGTCCTTAAAACCAAAGTGAAATCTTCTTAA